In one window of Zhongshania aliphaticivorans DNA:
- a CDS encoding alkaline phosphatase produces MKQFKVALLAAAIVTGLAACGGDDGRDGSNGLDGSNGVDGSNGNDGSNGSDGLSSLITQTELAVGDSNCPGGGIQFDSGSDTNSDGTLDSSEITDTKYVCEPYTAPEEIDLIGNARSSAWYSDAEAKIADVSVPNLTRGAAKNVILFVGDGMGVSTVTAARILEGQLNGKLGEEHNLSFDMFPYTGLAKTYNVDAQTPDSAGTMTAMISGIKTDVGVIGVNENIERGDCSTAAGNELVTALELAEIAGKSTGIISTARITHATPAATYAKSADRNWEDDGDMSAAAIAAGCEDIASQLVNFETNLEAFIAGVDVDGIEVVMGGGRRSFLPKDAAFNSPDAVSSVEGDRTDGRDLTAEWQLQYPTGNYVFDKSGFNALDTETTSKVFGLFNESHMQYEADRNNDVAGEPSLRDMTEKAIQILDNNDEGFFLTVEAGRIDHAHHAGNAYNALTDTIELSEAVAKAVELTNSEDTLIIVTADHSHVFTIAGYPKRGNPILGKVVDIGSNSPSLAADGMPYTTVGYTNGQGFRDLGDETDADAGYNYAIDTGRQDLLLVDTEAPGFHQEALIPLGSETHAGEDVGVYATGPGAALISGTNEQNVIFHVMNYAADLVNKANSNQVAP; encoded by the coding sequence ATGAAACAGTTTAAAGTAGCATTATTAGCCGCTGCGATAGTAACCGGCTTAGCAGCCTGCGGTGGCGATGACGGCAGAGATGGCAGTAATGGCCTAGATGGAAGTAACGGAGTTGATGGCAGCAATGGCAATGATGGTTCTAATGGCTCTGACGGTCTTAGCAGCCTGATCACACAAACGGAACTAGCTGTTGGCGATAGTAACTGCCCAGGTGGTGGTATTCAGTTTGACAGCGGTTCAGATACAAACAGTGACGGAACCTTAGATAGCAGCGAAATCACTGATACTAAATATGTTTGCGAACCGTACACCGCGCCAGAAGAAATTGACCTTATAGGCAATGCTCGAAGCAGCGCATGGTACAGTGATGCAGAGGCAAAAATTGCAGACGTGAGCGTACCCAATTTAACGCGCGGCGCGGCAAAAAATGTCATCTTATTTGTAGGTGACGGCATGGGCGTTTCTACGGTAACGGCTGCGCGTATTTTAGAAGGCCAGCTGAATGGCAAGCTTGGTGAAGAGCACAATCTCAGCTTTGATATGTTCCCTTACACGGGTTTAGCCAAAACCTATAATGTCGACGCACAAACACCAGACTCAGCAGGCACAATGACTGCGATGATCTCGGGCATAAAAACTGACGTTGGCGTTATTGGCGTAAATGAAAACATTGAACGTGGAGATTGCAGCACTGCCGCTGGAAATGAATTGGTAACGGCCCTTGAGTTAGCCGAGATTGCTGGCAAATCAACGGGGATTATTTCTACCGCTCGTATTACCCACGCTACGCCTGCAGCAACGTATGCCAAATCTGCAGACCGCAACTGGGAAGACGACGGGGATATGTCCGCCGCAGCCATTGCAGCAGGCTGCGAAGATATTGCCTCACAATTAGTGAATTTTGAAACTAATTTAGAAGCCTTTATCGCCGGTGTTGATGTTGACGGTATAGAAGTTGTCATGGGTGGTGGTCGCCGCAGTTTCTTACCCAAAGACGCTGCCTTTAACAGCCCTGATGCAGTCAGTAGCGTAGAGGGTGATCGCACCGATGGCCGTGATCTCACCGCCGAATGGCAGCTTCAATACCCCACAGGCAACTACGTTTTCGACAAGTCTGGCTTTAACGCTCTGGACACTGAAACTACCAGCAAAGTGTTTGGTTTGTTTAATGAGTCACATATGCAGTATGAAGCGGATCGCAACAACGACGTTGCCGGCGAGCCATCTTTGCGTGACATGACCGAAAAAGCCATTCAAATACTCGATAACAACGATGAAGGCTTCTTCTTAACGGTTGAAGCGGGCCGTATCGATCACGCTCACCATGCCGGTAACGCCTACAATGCATTGACTGACACGATCGAGTTGTCTGAAGCTGTCGCTAAAGCAGTAGAGCTTACAAACAGTGAAGACACTTTAATTATTGTCACCGCTGATCACAGCCATGTATTTACCATTGCCGGTTACCCTAAACGTGGCAACCCAATTCTGGGAAAAGTTGTCGACATCGGCTCTAACTCACCCTCGCTAGCCGCTGATGGTATGCCATATACCACCGTTGGATACACAAACGGACAAGGCTTCCGCGACCTCGGTGATGAAACTGATGCAGATGCGGGCTACAACTATGCTATCGACACAGGTCGCCAAGACCTCCTTCTAGTCGACACTGAAGCACCGGGCTTCCACCAAGAAGCATTAATTCCACTTGGTTCAGAAACCCATGCCGGTGAAGATGTTGGCGTCTACGCAACAGGACCTGGCGCAGCTTTAATTAGCGGCACCAATGAGCAGAACGTCATATTTCATGTGATGAACTACGCTGCAGACCTTGTCAACAAAGCGAATAGCAATCAAGTAGCACCGTAA